A genome region from Lactobacillus sp. ESL0791 includes the following:
- a CDS encoding transcriptional regulator, which translates to MDQYKKIFLKDLAEFLGAALGKDYEIIIHAVDKNGENAHVIALVNSNISGRNFDSPLTNLALKMIKNKEYEKYNYKVKYLTTTKTNNDIVGATFFIKDKLGNLEGLLCINHSISNIKRAIVDLLNSLDIPNLLNNKDDKPSSESLSNSIEDIIYSVINPNLINSDIIISPEKKQEIIGKLYQNGVFSMKGAVSTVAKILGISEPTIYRYLKNFK; encoded by the coding sequence ATGGACCAATATAAGAAAATATTTTTAAAAGATTTAGCTGAATTTCTTGGCGCAGCTTTAGGAAAAGACTATGAAATAATTATTCATGCAGTTGATAAAAATGGAGAGAACGCACATGTTATCGCTTTAGTAAACAGTAATATTAGTGGACGAAATTTTGATTCACCTTTAACGAATTTGGCCTTAAAAATGATTAAAAATAAAGAGTATGAGAAATATAATTATAAGGTTAAATATTTAACAACTACTAAAACTAATAATGATATCGTTGGTGCAACTTTCTTTATAAAAGATAAATTAGGAAATTTAGAAGGACTATTATGTATTAATCATAGTATCTCCAACATAAAACGTGCCATAGTAGATTTGTTAAATTCTTTAGATATACCTAATTTATTAAATAATAAAGATGATAAACCTTCTTCAGAATCTTTATCCAATTCAATTGAAGATATTATTTACTCTGTAATCAATCCTAATTTAATCAATTCTGACATAATCATTAGTCCTGAGAAAAAGCAAGAAATTATCGGTAAACTTTATCAAAATGGTGTTTTTTCTATGAAAGGAGCTGTTTCAACGGTAGCAAAAATTTTAGGTATTTCAGAGCCAACAATTTATCGCTATCTTAAAAATTTCAAATAA
- a CDS encoding LysR family transcriptional regulator, with translation MNFTQLRCFISAIDNSSFTIAAERLNFSQSAVSKNIKDLENTIGVPLINRAHHRISLTNAGRYFYKVARNVVDDMDYTIAYLQSKKGKTDNLVKIGFCNTPLEQKIMPLFLDNLKKADSRLDVQLVFALNNSISELLNHHIDLCFIARDSVDSVADIEFEPIIPGRFVIACPQGSPLAQKTMISMNDLKGQDLFMIDPNGSLSFQAKFQNFLIPELGIEKIKFVQDFFAMGIYVKAGWGVGLLPNFIADYQTPGIIHVPFDYGEIPPYGIAHMALTDSQIEIAPIISAYKKAVTSFTGNKDC, from the coding sequence ATGAACTTTACGCAACTACGTTGTTTTATTAGTGCAATTGATAATTCAAGTTTTACGATTGCTGCTGAGCGGCTGAATTTTTCGCAGTCGGCCGTTTCTAAAAATATTAAGGACCTAGAAAACACGATTGGTGTGCCGTTGATTAACCGCGCGCACCACCGCATCTCACTGACCAATGCCGGCAGATATTTTTATAAAGTTGCACGCAATGTTGTTGATGATATGGATTACACGATTGCCTATTTGCAGAGTAAAAAAGGTAAAACCGATAATTTGGTAAAAATCGGCTTTTGTAACACGCCATTAGAACAAAAAATCATGCCGCTTTTTCTTGATAATCTGAAGAAGGCGGACAGCAGATTAGACGTGCAGCTCGTTTTTGCCTTGAATAATTCCATTTCCGAACTGCTGAACCACCATATTGATCTGTGCTTCATTGCCCGTGATAGTGTTGATTCCGTTGCCGATATTGAATTTGAGCCGATAATTCCCGGCCGCTTTGTGATTGCCTGTCCCCAAGGGTCACCATTAGCGCAAAAAACAATGATTAGCATGAATGATTTAAAGGGACAGGACCTATTTATGATTGATCCCAACGGTTCGTTAAGTTTTCAGGCCAAGTTCCAAAACTTTTTGATTCCGGAACTAGGCATTGAAAAAATCAAATTTGTTCAGGATTTCTTTGCCATGGGTATTTATGTGAAGGCAGGCTGGGGTGTTGGCTTATTGCCGAATTTCATTGCTGATTACCAAACACCGGGAATTATCCACGTGCCCTTTGATTATGGGGAGATTCCCCCGTATGGCATTGCCCACATGGCCTTGACCGACAGTCAAATTGAGATTGCACCGATTATTAGTGCTTATAAAAAAGCCGTTACAAGTTTTACGGGAAATAAGGACTGTTAA
- a CDS encoding nitrate/nitrite transporter, which yields MNEQKREVKLMNEGKRPPLSSYRWVILGIIALMDMISNYVQFQISALATQIMPALHISQAQFSSLLMAPMLVAVFLSIPSGMLADKFGAKRVVTVGCIVSVIGAYGRLVAHNFISMMLMLMLFGIYMALLNANTIKIFSTWFKQDTNIAMGIFFASASVGITLSQLTSSLFASVNAAYLFSSTVLLVLTVLWIIFVKDTPKGEVVPKGEPVTKYLKIVVKSKKTWLVGISGGIGSAATMSFTGILPQALINGKAIAVASAGAIASVATIGSLIGSLVAPAVTHKLNRAKPFMVLTRIVAAISIFITWFMPAGGLMVTNLVIGGLFGAANGPLMQGMVAEFPEIGSKYAGSAGGLVGTVQLLLSYVVTVAISAIAGQNYLITFAIQAILTASTMVFILLLPDANHVQ from the coding sequence ATGAACGAACAAAAAAGAGAGGTTAAACTTATGAACGAAGGGAAACGTCCGCCGCTATCAAGTTACCGCTGGGTAATTCTTGGTATTATTGCGTTGATGGACATGATCAGCAATTATGTCCAATTTCAAATATCTGCCTTAGCTACCCAAATTATGCCAGCACTACATATTTCACAGGCGCAATTTTCTAGTTTATTAATGGCACCAATGCTGGTTGCTGTATTTTTAAGCATTCCTAGTGGGATGTTGGCAGATAAATTTGGTGCTAAACGCGTTGTGACCGTCGGCTGCATCGTTTCAGTAATTGGTGCTTATGGCCGGCTGGTTGCCCACAATTTTATCAGTATGATGTTAATGCTGATGCTGTTTGGCATTTATATGGCACTTCTTAACGCCAATACAATTAAAATTTTTAGTACATGGTTTAAACAGGATACCAATATTGCAATGGGCATCTTTTTTGCTTCAGCTAGTGTAGGAATTACGTTGTCTCAGTTGACGAGTTCGTTGTTTGCCAGTGTTAATGCCGCTTATCTTTTTTCTTCAACTGTCTTGTTAGTTCTAACGGTTTTGTGGATTATTTTTGTTAAAGATACACCGAAAGGTGAAGTTGTTCCTAAAGGCGAACCTGTTACTAAATATTTGAAAATTGTTGTCAAAAGCAAAAAAACTTGGCTTGTTGGTATCTCTGGAGGAATTGGTTCGGCGGCAACGATGTCATTTACCGGTATTTTGCCGCAAGCCTTGATTAATGGTAAGGCAATTGCCGTTGCGTCGGCAGGAGCGATTGCTTCTGTTGCAACAATAGGAAGTTTGATTGGCTCACTAGTTGCACCCGCTGTTACCCATAAGTTAAATAGAGCAAAACCGTTTATGGTGTTGACGAGAATTGTTGCTGCCATTTCTATCTTCATTACTTGGTTTATGCCAGCGGGCGGTTTGATGGTGACTAACCTAGTAATCGGCGGCTTATTTGGTGCTGCTAATGGGCCGTTGATGCAGGGTATGGTTGCGGAGTTTCCAGAAATTGGTTCTAAATATGCTGGCAGTGCTGGCGGCTTAGTCGGCACAGTTCAATTATTATTGTCATATGTAGTTACAGTTGCTATTTCAGCGATTGCGGGACAAAATTACCTTATTACTTTTGCCATTCAGGCAATACTAACGGCTAGCACGATGGTCTTTATTCTGCTTTTACCGGATGCTAATCATGTACAGTGA
- a CDS encoding LysR family transcriptional regulator: MKLVQLQYFLKVAECHSISKASCELFVSQPALSESIKAFETEMGLQIFERTRKGVKLTEKGKKVYSIVQKVQRDVDELQRFAINNEDVRAIDLAVVPMVSGTIFLEIINKIYQQFPKLEISPEELRPRELLERLRDGKVDIALCSKRKDDAALFDTIVTEMHLQHKKLLDIPLRVYAAKDSPLASKAVIGKEDVKGLTCFVLNGYKNWAEHKQQYVLSSRDIIFNAVAHNRGYTVMPEMASIGNNYFVSGQICIIPLKEEETVPLELIYPAKNNVTSLDKKICSVIEQSILDSY; encoded by the coding sequence ATGAAGCTCGTCCAATTACAATACTTTCTCAAAGTTGCTGAATGTCACTCAATTTCTAAAGCCAGCTGTGAATTGTTTGTTTCTCAGCCGGCCTTAAGTGAATCAATTAAGGCATTTGAAACTGAAATGGGTTTGCAAATTTTTGAACGTACACGTAAGGGCGTAAAGCTGACAGAAAAGGGTAAAAAAGTTTACAGCATTGTTCAGAAAGTTCAACGTGATGTGGATGAGTTGCAGCGGTTCGCAATTAATAATGAAGATGTCAGGGCAATTGATTTAGCAGTTGTCCCGATGGTTTCAGGAACAATTTTTCTGGAAATCATTAATAAGATTTACCAACAATTTCCAAAATTGGAAATTTCTCCAGAAGAGCTACGGCCGCGGGAATTATTAGAACGCTTACGCGATGGCAAGGTCGATATTGCTTTATGCAGCAAGCGTAAAGATGATGCAGCTTTGTTCGATACGATTGTTACAGAAATGCACCTGCAGCATAAGAAGCTGCTAGATATTCCTTTACGGGTTTATGCGGCAAAGGATAGTCCACTAGCAAGCAAGGCAGTTATTGGTAAAGAAGATGTCAAAGGTTTAACTTGTTTTGTTCTTAATGGCTATAAAAATTGGGCAGAGCATAAACAACAATATGTGTTATCAAGTCGGGATATTATTTTTAACGCGGTTGCACATAATCGCGGATATACAGTAATGCCGGAAATGGCATCAATTGGGAATAATTATTTTGTTTCTGGTCAAATTTGTATAATTCCTTTAAAAGAAGAAGAAACTGTTCCTCTTGAGCTGATCTATCCTGCTAAGAATAATGTCACAAGTTTAGATAAAAAAATTTGTTCAGTCATTGAACAATCTATTCTTGATAGCTATTAA
- a CDS encoding aryl-sulfate sulfotransferase produces the protein MMGISVYPTGTVRYNPDKTWSGYTLFNASDVGAVLIDMSGKVVHEWKDFQGFPNKMVPGGKIFGSLRCRDRYAAYQDYADLTEVDFDGKTIWSFNHNQEVTDEDVGKGWVARQHHDYQIEGNPVGYYVPGQESKDNFNKVLLLTHNNVKKAKISPQSLLEDVLLEVDRSGKELWSWHIMDHFREFHLDNIAKNAMFRDPNTQQSGKDGEGDIFHVNCASYLGPNHWYDEGDERFNPNNIIMDSREANIMWIVDHESGKIVWQIGPDYTTTLALRMLGPLVGMHHSHMIPKGLPGAGNIMVFNNGGWAGYGLPDQTSKTGMKTARVDTSKVIEFNPITLEVVWSFGTADFDSKTPFHEHHFYSPLVSDAQRLPNGNTLIDEGTEGRFLEVTKDKEVVWEYIYPHVDDYLVYRAYRVPYEWVPQLTKEEPKAITPPAIADFQVPGAENPNFKDDVTVSVPGTAGYGKGSAFCVDKL, from the coding sequence TTTTCAGGGTTTCCCGAATAAAATGGTTCCGGGCGGCAAAATTTTTGGTTCATTGCGTTGCCGCGATCGTTATGCTGCGTACCAAGATTATGCCGACCTAACTGAAGTAGATTTTGATGGTAAAACTATTTGGAGTTTTAATCATAATCAAGAAGTTACTGATGAAGACGTAGGCAAAGGTTGGGTTGCCCGCCAGCACCACGATTACCAAATAGAGGGTAATCCGGTGGGGTACTATGTACCAGGCCAAGAATCAAAAGATAATTTCAATAAGGTTTTGCTATTAACACATAATAATGTGAAAAAAGCGAAGATTTCACCGCAGTCGTTGCTGGAAGACGTTCTGCTTGAAGTTGACCGCTCGGGCAAAGAATTGTGGTCATGGCACATCATGGATCATTTCCGTGAATTTCATTTAGACAATATTGCAAAAAATGCCATGTTCCGTGATCCAAATACTCAGCAAAGCGGTAAGGATGGTGAAGGAGATATTTTCCACGTTAATTGTGCCAGCTACTTGGGACCAAATCATTGGTATGATGAAGGCGATGAGCGCTTTAATCCGAATAACATCATTATGGATTCGCGTGAAGCAAATATTATGTGGATTGTTGACCATGAAAGCGGTAAAATAGTTTGGCAAATAGGGCCTGATTATACAACAACCCTTGCCTTGCGAATGCTTGGACCACTGGTTGGGATGCACCATTCTCATATGATTCCTAAAGGCTTGCCGGGTGCAGGCAATATCATGGTCTTTAATAATGGTGGCTGGGCCGGCTATGGTTTGCCTGACCAAACTTCAAAGACGGGAATGAAGACCGCGAGAGTCGATACCTCAAAAGTGATTGAATTTAATCCAATTACGTTAGAAGTTGTCTGGTCATTTGGTACCGCTGATTTTGACAGTAAAACGCCATTTCATGAGCACCACTTCTATTCACCACTGGTTAGTGATGCACAACGTTTGCCAAATGGTAATACCTTAATCGACGAAGGGACCGAAGGACGTTTCTTGGAAGTTACGAAAGATAAAGAAGTTGTTTGGGAATATATTTATCCACATGTTGATGATTACTTGGTTTATCGTGCTTATCGTGTTCCTTACGAGTGGGTTCCGCAGCTTACTAAAGAAGAACCGAAAGCAATCACGCCGCCGGCAATTGCCGATTTCCAAGTACCGGGCGCTGAAAATCCTAACTTTAAGGATGATGTGACCGTTTCGGTTCCGGGTACTGCTGGTTATGGTAAAGGTTCAGCTTTTTGTGTTGATAAACTTTAA